The genome window TGCCGTCCGCGTTAAAAGAGCAGAGGATTACCGGCAGTAAATAGTAGTACTACTAAAAATTCACTTCATGGGCCTTGTCTGTTTCTCAATTAATACCTTGTGGTAGGAATGAAAACGGGATAAATACAGGGTCATCATGTATCCTACTctaatgtatttctctcggatacaggaccggatacgggtagttaagattcgggacggatacaggaCGAGACTGGTTAATAATCCAGacgggtaagaaacggataacggatactactcgggtaggtatcggataattgtcgggtagttcatccgatgatattaattgtccaaccatccataagttaagcaatacataatcatgtatatgatagatcagATGTAAGAAAAGAAACCGGtaaaattgacatcatgcagttcaaagttgcttatcacaagaacattgtagaaccaacaccgcaatatttaaaattcataaatattctagtttcactaaaaaattacaaataagttacaaaaactaataaacattttatatgaagataattcaagtcctcgtatgaaaatgataaagtgaagtattgattatgttgaaacttggatacttacactAATTTCACACGTAACTCATACAAATAAATAAAAGTGAAAGGAAAGAAACGTGggcatcttatagatcttatgatccaaacattttttatggttacatatggacatatgttgtatctccgtaaaatttcatgattttttgaggctatttatgtattattaacTTCTTTTTTTTGACAGAGGGGGACAcccctatttcattaagaaatagTAACCGAACAAAGGTTTTTACAAGGCCACAACTTTAACCAACAGCCAAAAGCCGACAAGACTACCACAATTATCAGCTACGCAAGGGTTAAGCCCAAATAAGGAAACACAGTAACCCAGAAATACTTGAGAGACAGACTCCAAGTGACTGACGAACAGCCAAAGTGACAAACTAGAGACAAATCAAAAGCAGCCTGGACCAGCCACCAGCAGCGACGACCATAGCTAAGTTTTTATCTAACGAAGAAGATAAGTTGATTACATCAAACAGGACAGAACTTAGAAAGATGCATCAGCAGCCAAAATGTCACTGAAGGCGCCTATCGACTGGCTTCCAACCATGGGCTTTGCTGTAGATGTCACTTGTTATCTTTCGGATTCTGCGGCTTCCTTGTTCCACCAGATTTTTTCCCCCTCTTTGTCTGCCGAATAGACCAAGCGTCAATCCAGTAACAACAAGAAAAAACCACATTAGATGGATCATCGATCAGCTTAGCATTGAAGCAACAATCATTTCGAGTTCGCCAAATTGCCCAAAGGGCAGCACCACACCCAAAGAGAACCAGTTTTTTTTCAGTTTTATAGAAACTGTTAATCCAGGGTCCGAAAAGATCAGTTGTATCTTTGGGAGTATAGGTCAGATTAAAGGCAATTTGGACAATTCTCCAAATAAACCTGGCCACTGGACAGTGAAAAAGTAAATGGTCTATGGACTCCAGAAGTCCACAAAAAATACAGTCAAGGTTCCCTTGCCAGTGCCTTTTAAACAAATTATCTTTTGTCAGAATCTTCTTATTTCTGACCAACCACAAAAACACCTTAATCTTATGAGGTAGCCTGGTTTTCCACAGAAAATTCGAGGGAACATCAATCAGAGAATTCTTCATCTTTTTGTACAAGGAATTCACTGAAAAACCTTTTCTACCCAACAGCCACACCGAAGTATCAACTTCTCCAGAAAGCAGGACATCATTGCAAAGGGTAATGAGGTCATTATAAGCCTCTCCTAAATCGCCAATTAGTCTTCTTCTGAACGTAAGCGATTGAAAGTTGGAGGAGATGACATTATGAACTGTGATATCCTTATCATAAGCGAACTCAAACAAGTTAGGGTACTTGTCAGCCAATTTTTCAGTGCCACACCAAATATTTTTCCAGAAACTGGAGCTCTTTCCATTACCAATACTTTTTTGTAGTAATTATAGTATTTGTCTCGAACTGAGAGGATACCTTTCCAGAAGTGAGAATCAGAAGGTTTTTTCTTCACAGAAATGATAGGCTTATTTTTAACATATTTGCGATGAACAATAGTCTGCCACAAGCCACTAGAATTTTCTAGTCTCCAAAACCACTTCGCTAGCAGAGCTTCATTCATTTTTTGTAAGTCCAGAACACCGAGACCACCCATATTTTTGGGAGAACAGACTAAATTCCAATCAGCTAAGTGATATTTTTTATGATTATGGCCACCCTGCCATAATAATCTTTTTCTAAAAATATCCATTTTTTCAACACACCTTTGGGGCATTTGTACAAAGAGAGCATGTACAGGGGGACATTGGTGAGACTGTTGTTAATCAAAACTAATCGACCTCCCAGACTAAGGAAACGACCTTGCCAGGAGCTCGATTTACTCTCAATTTTTTCTACTATGGGAGCCCATAAAGATTTGCACAGCTTTTTGTTATCAATCTGGACCCCTAAATATTTCATAGGGAGACCACTTGGGGGGCAAGTAAAGATGTCAGCATATAGACGCTCACTATTTACAGAATTTCCCAAGCAAATAATTTCACTTTTATGAAAGTTAATCTTAAGACCTGACATCTGTTCAAAAATACAAAGAATAAACTTCAGATTTCTAGCATTTTCAAGATCATCTTGCAGCAAAAAATAGTGTCATCAGCATATTGTAAGCAACAACAACCACCGGAGATAATATGAGGAATGAGACCTTTGATAATACCTTCATCTTTAGCTTTTTGAATCAAACAagcaagaccatcagctgccacATTAAAGAGGAGTGGGGAAAAAGGATCACCTTGGCGAACACCCTTGTGTGTTTTAAAATAGGGGCCAACCACATCATTAGTTCTGATAGCCACTTTACCACCTTTCACAGTCTTCAGCACCCAATCACTCCATTTATCACCAAAGCCTTCTTAATCATCATATTATGAAGAAATTTCCAATTAACCTTGTCATAAGCTTTTTCAAAATCAACTTTAAAAATCACTCCATTCTGTTTCTTTCGTTTCACTTCATGAATAATGTCATGAAATGAAAGGACACCATACATGATATATCTACCTTTGATAAATCCATACTGAAGGTCACTAATCACAGATGTGATGCAGCGAGCCAACCTATTAGTCAGAACTTTGGTAATAATTTTGTAACAGACGTTGAGCAAGCAGATAGGTCGAAAGGCTTTAATATCAGTCGCATCAGGAACTTTTGGGATAAGAGTGACTATCCCAAAATTAAGTCTCTCAATATTAAGGGAACCATCATGAAAGGACTTAAAGAGATTAAACAAATCACTTTTAATAGTGTCCTAGAAGTCCTGAAAAAATTCAGAAGGGAAACCATCAGGGCCCGGAGCACTGTTGTGTTTCAGAGAAAACACCACCTCTTTGATCTCCTCCAAAGAGAAAGGACTTATAAGAAGGTCTTTGTCCTCCTCCTCAAACTGTTTCATGTCCAAATTATCAAACGAAATACTTGAATCTTGAGAAGGGCCAAAGAGGTCTTTATAGAAGGATGTCGCAAGCTGATTAATGCCATTATCATCATGTGCCAAACTATCACCATGAGAAAGAGTTAAGATCTTGAGTTTCCTCTTTTTATGCTTGGCTAGCAAATGAAAGTATAGTTCTCATCACCATCTAACATGAACTTATCTCTAGCTTTCTGTTTGAGGCTAATGTTTTCCTCATCAACAATCTTCTTGAGGTTAGATTCCAGGTCAAGTTTCACAAATCTATCAGTATCTGATAAACCCGAAGTTTCACTGATTTTATCAAGGGTGTCAATTTTTGAAATCAGATCTTTTTTCAGCTTCTTGTAGTGGCCCACAACATTATTATTCCAACCTTTGAGCTTTTGTCTCAGTCGTTTCAATTTCAGCTTCCACACATCAAGGCTATGAGTAGCACCCACCGGAAGGGACCAATTACTTCTCACTAAATTGTGAAAGTCCGGTCTAAGCTTCCAACACAACTCGTATCTAAAATCTTTACGCGTGATGGGGATAGCATCAGTTTGAATACAAAGGGGAGCATGGTCCGAGAAGGATCTATTCAAACCAAGAACACTGATATTATTATAAGCAAGATCCCAGTCAGGACTGGCCAAGAATCTATCTAGCTTTTCAAACGTAGGATCACTACGATTGTTAGACCACGTATACAATCtgtttttcaattcaaattccacTAGACCATGATGGTCTATTATACTGTTAAACAAGGAGCTCCACTTGTTGAGACCGCCCGGTTTATTTTTTTCCTCAGCTTTTCTGAGGATGTTAAAGTCACCACCAATAAGCAAGGGGACCTGACTTCTCGAGCAAACTGCAGACAGTTCACTGAGGAATCGGCTTTTATGTTCCTTTTGAGCAGCCCCATACACATTGACAAAATTCCAAATAAGATTTTTTCTCTGTGAAGAACTAGAGTGCGAATCAAGAACTCACCAGCTTCAAATTCTCTGACATCAAACACATCAGAGTTGAAGCCCACTAAAAGGCCACCAGATCTCCCATTAGGCGGAGAAGAGAACTAGGCAAAGAGTTTATTACCAGCAAGCGAGGACAAAAGAGAATCATTGAATTGATTTTTTTAGTTTCCTGTAAACCAATAAAATCAACTTTTTCATCCCTAATGATTTCTCTCAAGAAATCAAACTTAGCACTCCGACCCAACCCCTGACAATTCTAGATAAGGCCTATCATTAAAACGGATCTGGGGGGAGGTCAGAAAGGTCAGATACCCAATTTTTGTTAGGTGTGTACCTATTTTTTGGGGAAGCGTTTTTTTGTTGTTTTTTCCAATGCTTTATTTTCCTTCCTTTTCTTAAAATCATGACATCCAGGAAGTCATGATCATTGTTTATATCAGAATCATCATGGACACTgctgtccacatatttgtgatcgACAAGGGGGGGCCTCCAATGTTGTATCTTTTTTTACAAGCTTGGATTGCCAGAATTTTTCTGGAAAGTTCCAggtctttgatcaactccagaTTATCTATTGCAGCAGACTCAGAGGGACCCAAAGAAACTCCTAATCTATTAGCTATATCTAGCAAGTCTACATTATTAGAATCAAGAAGTGAAAAAGAGTTAGTGTACATACCTTTGTTGAGGAAAGCATCTTTGGCTTCAGCTCTGGAGATAACTTTATCGGCCACCTTCACATCTTCATTCCTCTCCAGCCTAGAGCTTTTTCTGATGCCATCTGAGATGTTGGTGGGCATTTCCAGAGGCTTTTTACCTTTCACTTCCTGTAAGTCCTCACCACTGGGGGGATCGAGATCATAGCACCAATTTTGGACTGAAAGTCCATCTGGTCCTCCTCCATGTCTTTAGCAAATTCTTCAAGATCTTGAGAGCTCAGCAGATCATCTTCATTTGGGTCAAAATCAACTTTCTCATCACTGAGGTTATCAAGTTTCTGATCCTCATCAGGAATGTCTTTGGGAATCTCAAGGTTGGGTTCAGAAAGTTTGGCAGACTCTTTGCCCTGAGAAGAAGACTCCCCCAATTTGGGATTTGGAGTAAGATCAGCATCAaggatttcttcttcttcatTTCTAGGTTTTTTCCCAGACTTGTCAAATAATGGGTCATTGATCCCATGAATTTGAACAGAAGCTCTTTTGCCCAGGTTCACTAAATCATCATTCCAGCCCTCATCACAAATTGATTCAATTCTAAAGAAGATATCATACAGAAAGGGTTTGACTACCACTTCCACCACAGGAGGAATCATGGTCACACTCTTTATGTGGATTTTGAATCTCACAATATCATCAGAATCCAAGGACATGAGGTCAACTTCCTCAACAGCCCCAATCATTGAGCCAATTTCACAGATTGACTGATAATTTTGTAGCTCCTCAGGGACATTCTCAGCAACAACCCAAACAGTATGGATTCTAGACTTAGGTTTGGCCCGAGAACTCCAAGGCACAACAGCTATCTTGGCACCAGACATCTTCATCTTAAGTTCAGGGAAACTGATCATTTCATCAAGACGTTCTTGGGAGGGGAATTGCATCAAAAATCTAGAATGATATTTAGTAGCCTTCCACATCTTACCCCAAGGGAAATGAAAACCAAAATCTCTTTCAAGATCTTCTGCCGAAACTAACCTCTCAATCACTTTAACCAGACCGATGAAAACCCTTTTTGGTTTTTTGGTCAATGGTTTAGCGAAATGAGAAAGGTAAAACCCTAATCCATCTGCAGCCATACCAACTATGGGCATGGTGGGTTTGTTTTGCTTAGACAGGACACAACGAGATGTAACGCGGGTCTCCTTACGACAGATGTCACACCACAATGCGTTAAAGCAATTTCTAGCATGATGCCCTTCAACTCCACATTTCTGACAGAATGCAGGACGAACAAGATCGACATCTTTCTTTAGAGGTAAAGGAGAAACGATAGGGTTACCTGTTTGAGTTCCTTCGCCGAGGGAAGAGGACAACAGACCCTCTTGCTGCTCAGCTTTTCCGAGTGTAGGCTTCAATTTCCAACTGAGGTTTCTTGCCCTGTTCCAAGATTGAGGCCCCTGTGGATTTTCTTTAGGACCCCAACGATCCCATTGGGGGTTCTGCGGATTCTTGCTCTTCGGATCCATCGCAGAATCTTTCGAAGGGCTTCGAGAACCACCGGATCCCAGACGAGGCCACTCCTCTTCAACCACCGTCGGGCGAAAGGAAGAAACACACCACCCTCCGCTAAAACTAGACTGCGACGCGACCGGGAGCGACCAAAGATGCGAGAGGAAGGCGGCGCAATGGGGAAACGAGTGCGATCCGATGAAGTCCAAAGGAAACCCTAACCTGGATGTAGGATTTTCAGGCGGAGAGgacgacgggggggggggggggacgacTCGCGCGAGGGGAAGTGAGACCGAACAGGGAGCGGCGACACCCCCGGGCTCCACCCAATCCAAGTCGACCACGGATCAGAGGCCAGGTCAGCAACGCGAGACGGGGCACTGTAGCCCTGGGCCTGGAGAAGCCACGAAGGATACGGCCCAGCAACGTTTTCCCGCGCGGCAACACAGCAACCACCATGGGAGGGTTGGGGGATGACACGGGAGGAAGAAGAGGCGACCCAGAGAGCCAGTCACCATTTTTTCCCTGCCTTACGTCTCATTTCCTCTTGTCTCTCGATTTGTCATGGATGTAGTCAACATAatcgtattattaatttcttgtcatagaaaatcatcaaaatacaattaaatcattaaaaatattgtttaaacaaaaaattgatgtattacaaagtcatatatctcttcaagctctacaattttcatataaactttatcttcatcctatttcatatgtaaaagttatgattttataactatattacgcagaaaaagaaaaaacgggtacccgtatccgacccagGATTTTCGGGTACTGACCGGGTATTAGTGATTCCATATCCTACCCGTATCCGAGGTTCAATATCCGGGTaatacccgtatccgtcccgacaAACAAAATACTCGTATCCATATCCAAAATTACGTCCCTTTTGGTACCCGTATCCGATACCCGTTCCGGGTACCCGTCCTATTTTCATCCCTACCTCGTGGTAGTCTGGGACCATGCTTTCTCTGAAACACAGTCCTCGATCATGCCTAATCATGCGACTGTCCTTGGAGCCAAAAACAGGACAAGGCCATCTACTATCTTTCTATTTTTTCTCTTGTCGAAAACCACCATATTTGCTGACAAAATGAAACTCGGCCGTTTCGAAAGGAACAGGGAAACAAAATCAGCGACGCGAGATGCTCCAAGCCTCGCGCGCTGTTCAGGAACCAAACGCCAGATTTCAGCAGCAGCCACAGCCATCTCGTAGTCGTAGGTGGACAGGTGGTCACGCCTCACCCGCAGGCAGCAGCGGCAGACAGAGCGCACTTCGATACCAGTCCCCACCagggcaccaccaccaccaccaacccCCCCACCTAACCAAGCAACGCTGCACTTCACTACACCACCCCAAACCAACGCTCGCTAGTCACCTACCGGCTAccgcaccgccgccgccgccgcgcccatcTCGCACGCGCAGCACAGGACGCGCGCGATCCCCTCGCGTCCGGATCGCCATGGCCTCCACGGCGTTCGCCGCCGCCAAGTACTTCCCCGCGCACCTCGACTCCTCCCCGCGCATCGCGCCCCGCCGCGCCGCGCCCACCGCGAGCCTCTCCTTCTCCCCGCTCTCCGCCAGCCCGTCGTCCCTGCTCCGCCTCCGGACCCCCTGCCCGTCCGGCCCGGGGGGCAggctgcctccgccgccgccgccgccgccgcgatcgtacggcggcggcggcggatctGGTGGCGACGCCGCGAACtccggcggcggccgccgcggcGGGGGCATCCTCGGGCTCTTCCTCGCCGGGTGGGCCGCCCGCGTCGCCGCGGACCCGCAGTTCCCTTTCAAGGTGCTCATGGAGGAGCTCGTCGGCGTCACCGCATGCGTGCTGGGCGACATGGCCTCCCGCCCCAACTTCGGCCTCAACGAGCTGGACTTCGTCTTCTCCACCCTCGTCGTCGGCTCCATCCTCAACTTCGTCCTCATGTACCTCCTCGCCCCCACCGCCGCCGCGTCGTCCGCCGCCTCCGCGCTCCCCAGCCACATGTTCGAGCCCGGCGCCTTCTCGCTCGGCTCCCGCGTCGCCACGCTCGTGTCCAAGGGCGCCACCTTCGCGGTGGTCGGCTTCGCAGCCGGGCTCGCGGGAACCGCGCTCTCCAACGGCCTTATGGCGATGCGGAAGCGCATGGACCCGGCGTTCGAGACGCCCAACAAGCCGCCGCCCACGCTGCTCAACGCGGCCACCTGGGCGCTCCACATGGCCGGCAGCAGCAACCTGCGGTACCAGACGCTGAATGGGGTCGAGTACATGCTCGGCAAGGTCGCACCGGCGCCGGTGTTCAAGGCGTCCGTCGTTGTTCTCCGCTGCTTGAACAACGTGCTTGGTGGGGTGTCCTTCGTGCTGCTTGCTAGGTTGACTGGGGCGCAAAAATCAGATAAGCCGGCGACGGTCGCGGAAGAGAAGGATAGGTTGATAGCTGTGGGCAATGCTGCAGCAGATGCCATCGGTGAGGCGAGAGATGGAGAGGAGGGTAAGTAAGTGGTAGAGGAGAGGAACAGTAAGATGATGGTGCATCGTCCCACGCTCTTTTGCAAGAAACCTGTAGAGTTGGTTGGAATGGAATAAGGAGTGAGGCTCAACTTCTTTTCTTAAAGTCGGTTTGTGGTTTGTCGCTGTTGATGATTACttcctccgtttcgttttagttttcgttttagttgtcgctggcgtTTTAgttttcgttttagttgtcgctggatagtgtaaaattaaACTATTCAGCGATAACTAGAAAGAAACAAAGAAACGAAGGGAGTATATGCTTAGAACGAAGTTTTTCTCTCATCCTTGATCGTTGACTCAATGGGTAGCCTGCTCGTTATACCTTCAGTTGCTTGATTTGCATGCAATATATATGATTCTGAATGATACTATGATGAGAGGATAGTGACCCCCTCCCCACCTTGTTTGGACACGTCTAGAACCTAACGTTTGGATTTTACAATGGCTATGTGCTATGCCATAATAATCAAGAATCCATATTGAATGCCTTACTGATGTAGTGAGGCCACAGGGCCATGCCAGAGCAATGATCGTTGGAACTACAATTAGGTATTAGTGTTACATTTCATTGTAACTGTCATGCTTAAGAAGTGGGGGAAAACTTTCGggtcttagagcaactccaaaaagGATGTTAAAAATTTTACCCTAAAAATTGATTATTAAGAGCAGGCTAAAAATTTTTAAGAGTGAATTATGATGGGTACTCCAACAGTTTTTTTAAATGTGACATGTGGCACAATATGTACAGTCGTCGGGACGCCGTGGATGATCTGATACGTTGATGGATGGATTGGGGAGGGATAGAACACACCAAAATATGAGGGAGAGGAGGCTGTGGATGCGGGACGCTAGTTTTTTAGGAGAAGAATGAGGGAGCTGTTGGAGTAAGAAAAACTACTATTTTTGACTAATATCTGTTTTGGGGTTAGTTTACACGTTCTTTTAGAGTTGCTCTTAGGGCATGTAtagtggagagacaccaaaacagttcttcaaacataagagacaactaAAGAGACTATTATATAATGGACTGTCTATAAATATAGTCCACTAATAAATACAGAAGTAAATGCACCTATATAGCATcggatcgatagaacagacgacgaATTCGTACGGTGAGAAGTGAGATATGTGTTGTTACTTGATTTACGAGCTAGAGACGCCTATTCACGGAAAGTAAAATACCCTTTATACATGTCACGATTTTTTTATGTGCAAAAACCCCATCACGTCAAAAACCTCTACATTAAacattgtacatgcccttatgACTCCTGTGATTTACTTTTCTGGTCTTATGACATCTTATGCCAGTTTTGGTGTTAGCGTCGGAATGCATGCATCGCATCGATTCACCTTAACTAGTACGCAGAGCTTTATGGTTCATCATATATTTGGCCTGTACATGCAACTCTCCAGTAACacaaattttattattattttttactcGTGTATTGTTGTTTGGTCATTGGCATATGATCATCCAGTAACAAAGAATCACTCTATAATTAATATAGGT of Zea mays cultivar B73 chromosome 8, Zm-B73-REFERENCE-NAM-5.0, whole genome shotgun sequence contains these proteins:
- the LOC100276764 gene encoding Protein RETICULATA-RELATED 3, chloroplastic yields the protein MASTAFAAAKYFPAHLDSSPRIAPRRAAPTASLSFSPLSASPSSLLRLRTPCPSGPGGRLPPPPPPPPRSYGGGGGSGGDAANSGGGRRGGGILGLFLAGWAARVAADPQFPFKVLMEELVGVTACVLGDMASRPNFGLNELDFVFSTLVVGSILNFVLMYLLAPTAAASSAASALPSHMFEPGAFSLGSRVATLVSKGATFAVVGFAAGLAGTALSNGLMAMRKRMDPAFETPNKPPPTLLNAATWALHMAGSSNLRYQTLNGVEYMLGKVAPAPVFKASVVVLRCLNNVLGGVSFVLLARLTGAQKSDKPATVAEEKDRLIAVGNAAADAIGEARDGEEGK